In Rhodospirillum rubrum ATCC 11170, a genomic segment contains:
- a CDS encoding fumarate hydratase: MIDRAFADVFPLAEDKTLYRALEGTEGLVSVERFRGEEMLVVAPEALTRLAQEAFRDIAHLLRPAHLSQLRAIMDDPEASANDRFVALELLKNANISAGMVLPMCQDTGTAIIQGKKGQRVFSGDDDALALSEGVARTYQTLNLRYSQMAALSVFDEVNTGNNLPAQIDLYATPGDAYKFLFMAKGGGSANKVFLYQQTKALLNPESLARFLDAQVRTLGTAACPPYHLSIAIGGTSAEACLKAVKLASAKYLDGLPTTGGKDGHAFRDLALEAEVLAMTRAMGIGAQFGGKYFCHDVRVVRLPRHGASCPVGIGVSCSADRQMLGKITAEGLFLEQLETNPAHYLPDVRTEKLSAEVVKIDLSRPMAEIRATLSGYPIKTRVSLSGPMIVARDIAHAKLKERLDRGEGLPEYFKNGAVYYAGPAKTPANYASGSFGPTTAGRMDAYVDLFQENGGSMVMIAKGNRSKAVTEACKKHGGFYLGSIGGAAAQLALNSIRKVEVLEYPELGMEAIWRIEVEDFPAFIIVDDKGNDFFQQL; the protein is encoded by the coding sequence ATGATCGATCGCGCTTTCGCGGACGTCTTTCCCTTGGCGGAGGATAAAACCCTCTACCGCGCTCTCGAAGGGACGGAGGGGTTGGTTTCGGTGGAGCGGTTCCGCGGCGAGGAGATGCTGGTCGTCGCCCCCGAGGCCCTGACCCGTCTGGCGCAAGAGGCCTTCCGCGACATCGCCCATCTGCTGCGCCCGGCCCATCTTTCCCAGCTGCGCGCCATCATGGACGATCCCGAGGCTTCGGCCAACGACCGCTTCGTCGCCCTGGAACTGCTGAAAAACGCCAATATCTCGGCCGGCATGGTCTTGCCGATGTGCCAGGACACCGGCACGGCGATCATTCAGGGCAAGAAGGGCCAGCGGGTGTTTTCGGGCGACGACGACGCCCTCGCCCTGTCGGAAGGCGTGGCCCGGACCTATCAGACCCTGAACCTGCGCTATTCGCAGATGGCGGCGCTGTCGGTTTTCGACGAGGTCAATACCGGCAACAACCTGCCCGCCCAGATCGACCTCTACGCCACGCCGGGCGACGCCTATAAATTCCTCTTCATGGCCAAAGGCGGCGGCTCGGCCAATAAGGTCTTCCTTTACCAGCAGACCAAGGCCCTGCTCAATCCCGAGAGCCTCGCCCGCTTCCTTGACGCCCAGGTGCGCACGCTGGGCACCGCCGCCTGCCCGCCCTATCACCTGTCGATCGCCATCGGCGGCACCAGCGCCGAGGCCTGCCTGAAGGCGGTGAAACTGGCCAGCGCCAAGTATCTCGATGGCCTGCCGACCACCGGGGGCAAGGATGGCCACGCCTTCCGCGATCTGGCGCTCGAGGCCGAGGTTCTGGCGATGACCCGGGCCATGGGCATCGGCGCCCAGTTCGGCGGCAAGTATTTCTGCCACGACGTGCGCGTTGTCCGCCTGCCCCGCCACGGCGCGAGCTGCCCGGTGGGCATCGGCGTCTCCTGCTCGGCCGACCGCCAGATGCTGGGCAAGATCACCGCCGAAGGGCTGTTCCTCGAACAGCTTGAAACCAATCCCGCCCATTACCTGCCCGACGTGCGCACCGAGAAGCTGTCGGCCGAGGTGGTCAAGATCGACCTGTCGCGGCCGATGGCGGAAATCCGCGCGACGCTCAGCGGCTATCCGATCAAGACCCGGGTCTCGCTGTCGGGGCCGATGATCGTCGCCCGCGACATCGCCCACGCCAAGCTCAAGGAACGGCTGGATCGCGGCGAGGGCCTGCCCGAGTACTTCAAGAACGGCGCGGTCTATTACGCCGGCCCGGCCAAGACCCCGGCCAATTACGCCTCGGGCTCCTTTGGCCCGACCACCGCCGGCCGCATGGACGCCTATGTCGATCTATTCCAAGAGAACGGCGGCTCGATGGTGATGATCGCCAAGGGCAACCGTTCCAAGGCGGTGACCGAGGCCTGCAAGAAGCACGGCGGGTTCTATCTGGGCTCGATCGGCGGCGCCGCCGCCCAACTGGCCCTCAACAGCATCCGCAAGGTCGAGGTTCTGGAATACCCGGAACTGGGCATGGAAGCCATCTGGCGCATCGAGGTCGAGGATTTTCCGGCCTTCATCATCGTCGATGACAAGGGCAACGACTTCTTCCAGCAGCTTTGA
- a CDS encoding TfoX/Sxy family protein, translating to MDDKERGRYVRALLPVMRAALGQVESRDMTDATGLYLDGVLFALVSGGRLHFRTDPINREDYDRWEATSGRESEFFSGGLPAGGQKFRVVPPFVLDDGDTLAQWGRAAWEAAKRARVPAHR from the coding sequence ATGGATGACAAAGAACGCGGCCGCTATGTGCGGGCCCTGCTGCCGGTGATGCGGGCGGCCCTGGGACAGGTGGAATCGCGCGATATGACCGATGCCACCGGTCTTTATCTCGATGGGGTTCTGTTCGCCCTGGTCTCGGGCGGGCGTCTGCATTTCCGCACCGACCCGATCAACCGCGAGGATTACGATCGCTGGGAGGCGACCAGCGGGCGCGAGTCGGAGTTCTTTTCCGGCGGCCTGCCGGCGGGCGGACAGAAGTTCCGCGTCGTCCCGCCCTTCGTTCTCGATGACGGGGATACCCTGGCCCAATGGGGACGCGCCGCCTGGGAAGCGGCCAAACGCGCCCGCGTCCCGGCCCATCGCTGA
- a CDS encoding ribbon-helix-helix domain-containing protein: MDQVAFDPTVRKRSVTIAGHRTSVSLEEPFWDALKDLAKARGQSVNDMVTEIDAGRSGNLSSAIRIKVLEAYREAPSYKESRRRVG; the protein is encoded by the coding sequence ATGGACCAGGTCGCTTTCGATCCAACTGTGCGCAAACGGTCGGTCACCATCGCCGGACACCGCACCAGCGTCTCGCTGGAGGAGCCCTTTTGGGACGCCCTCAAGGATCTCGCCAAGGCCCGTGGACAATCGGTCAATGACATGGTGACCGAAATCGACGCCGGCCGCAGCGGGAATCTCTCCAGCGCCATCCGCATCAAGGTGCTTGAAGCCTATCGGGAGGCGCCATCCTATAAGGAAAGCCGGCGCCGCGTTGGCTGA
- a CDS encoding AsmA family protein: MRTLLFGTVVLIALMVGTVLAVPSFVDWNLYRDRLSAEIQRITGRALVVEGDLSLHLLPTPALAAQGVSLANAPGGSDPVMARVDSVQVKVDLLPLLHGEVVVRSVEIIRPVIVLERLADGRGNWEMRAGQGGGDEVDGRLPGAPPVESADPLEVAFNHVEIVDGVVRYRDGGTERVIDNLDVTLVADRLNGPFSLQGRATALGLPVSLQAMIGAIDAGRATQVGIKLGLENQPSVFELTGLVSGLSTGPTLRGSMGLAVDDPAAALDRLGAAMGRDLGLSAGPMKLPLRVNSRIELSSAAAKFDDMVVQLAGNEVKGGASAVFGAVPRIDAAFVASRIDLEAWKTAWSDQPGGSPAALAVAHAEEKPPAWRFPQDLAVTLDLAVDAAIYNGSALRDLRLSAALSKGEVTINQLSARLPGVSDVSAFGFLTTPTEGLAIDLTLAGRSDNLRALLDWLKVDVGGVPGDRLRRFDGQATVVGTAAQVKITGLDVSLDTSQIRGAFTLRPGKRPGIGATVMVDRLDLDAYRSEAAQATGDPLPLLAGFERLNAFDTSFDFKAGAVTLGGESYGGIAVKGSLVKGKLTLAEATVADGPGGMRLGLGGAVSGFGGAPGFDNLTYDIEIPDPARVVRALRLDLPLAIESIDKLVLTGTVNGTANALTLRTTTTGDGATLNTEGTLVGAFAGVPTLSMGIGFAHPDAASFLAMVFPGYRAQGLPGALRLQGQLAGDLSTMALSDIQATVGAVPLSGSIAVNRKGDRPFVEADLQAGDLDLDPLLPASRLSALERPRAVRAAGLMLGGGSVAPPSLLPLRRVATSEGAVASPPDKEALADVDGALALRATSLTYAGLRLEQASLRAKLVDGVVTLSPVEGTLYGGRLKATAQRTPGPMAAYTLGLTLDGFKAGDYLAARGMAGGSGSGSLVLDLAARGEEDLVSTLSGKGVLSLTAIDVSDPSAPGRGLARLAGLLGGLGDLAGPKGAVGGPTPGAALDLNGPFSLEKGVVSFEAISLRAADFSASLSGRLDLGRDSIDAQGRVALSPEARAALAKDIALPDDIPFGIRGPLAKPVVRVLTPPLR; encoded by the coding sequence ATGCGGACGCTATTGTTTGGAACGGTCGTCCTTATCGCCCTGATGGTGGGGACCGTCCTTGCCGTTCCCTCCTTCGTCGACTGGAATTTGTACCGTGACCGGCTGAGCGCGGAAATCCAGCGGATCACCGGCCGGGCCCTGGTCGTCGAAGGCGATCTGTCGCTTCATCTGCTGCCCACCCCCGCCCTGGCGGCGCAAGGGGTCAGTCTGGCCAATGCGCCGGGCGGCTCCGATCCGGTGATGGCGCGGGTGGACTCGGTCCAGGTCAAGGTCGATCTGCTGCCGCTGTTGCATGGCGAGGTGGTCGTGCGCTCGGTCGAGATCATCCGCCCGGTGATCGTTCTCGAACGCCTCGCCGATGGGCGCGGCAATTGGGAGATGCGGGCCGGGCAGGGCGGCGGCGACGAGGTCGATGGCCGTCTGCCCGGCGCGCCGCCGGTCGAGAGCGCCGATCCGCTGGAGGTCGCCTTCAATCACGTCGAGATCGTCGATGGCGTAGTTCGCTACCGCGATGGCGGCACGGAACGGGTGATCGACAATCTCGATGTGACGCTGGTCGCCGACCGCCTGAACGGGCCGTTTTCCCTTCAGGGGCGGGCCACCGCCCTTGGCCTGCCGGTCAGCCTTCAGGCGATGATCGGGGCGATCGACGCGGGGCGGGCCACCCAGGTCGGCATAAAGCTGGGGCTTGAGAACCAGCCCTCGGTTTTTGAACTGACCGGGCTGGTTTCGGGGCTTTCAACCGGACCGACCCTGCGCGGCAGCATGGGCCTTGCCGTTGACGATCCGGCCGCCGCCCTTGATCGCCTGGGCGCGGCGATGGGACGGGACCTCGGCCTGTCCGCCGGGCCGATGAAACTGCCCTTGCGGGTGAATTCGCGCATCGAACTGTCCTCCGCCGCCGCCAAATTCGACGATATGGTGGTGCAACTGGCGGGGAACGAGGTCAAGGGCGGGGCCTCGGCGGTCTTCGGGGCGGTGCCGCGCATCGATGCGGCGTTCGTCGCCTCGCGCATCGACCTCGAGGCTTGGAAGACCGCCTGGAGCGACCAGCCGGGCGGATCCCCGGCGGCGCTGGCCGTCGCCCATGCCGAAGAGAAGCCGCCGGCTTGGCGCTTTCCCCAGGATCTGGCCGTCACCCTGGATCTCGCCGTCGACGCGGCGATCTATAACGGTTCGGCTCTGCGCGATTTGCGGCTGAGCGCGGCGCTGAGCAAGGGCGAGGTCACGATCAATCAATTGTCGGCGCGGCTGCCCGGCGTGTCCGATGTCTCGGCCTTTGGTTTTCTCACCACTCCGACCGAGGGGCTGGCGATCGATCTGACCCTGGCCGGGCGGTCGGATAATTTGCGGGCTTTGCTGGATTGGCTGAAGGTTGACGTCGGCGGCGTGCCCGGCGACCGTCTGCGCCGCTTCGATGGTCAGGCGACCGTGGTGGGAACGGCGGCGCAGGTGAAGATCACCGGCCTTGATGTGTCTCTTGATACCAGTCAGATCCGCGGCGCCTTCACCCTGCGGCCGGGCAAACGTCCGGGGATCGGCGCCACGGTGATGGTCGATCGTCTTGATCTCGACGCCTATCGCTCGGAGGCCGCCCAGGCGACGGGCGATCCCCTGCCGCTTTTGGCCGGGTTCGAGCGCCTGAACGCCTTTGATACCAGTTTCGATTTCAAGGCCGGGGCGGTGACCCTGGGCGGCGAAAGCTATGGCGGCATCGCCGTCAAGGGATCGCTGGTCAAAGGCAAGCTCACCCTGGCCGAGGCCACGGTCGCCGACGGACCGGGCGGCATGCGCTTAGGGCTCGGCGGTGCCGTGAGCGGTTTTGGCGGAGCGCCCGGCTTCGATAATCTGACCTATGATATCGAAATTCCCGATCCCGCCCGCGTCGTGCGCGCCCTGCGCCTGGATTTGCCGCTGGCCATCGAGTCCATCGACAAGCTGGTGCTGACCGGAACCGTCAATGGCACCGCCAACGCCCTGACCCTGCGAACCACGACCACCGGCGATGGCGCCACGCTCAATACCGAGGGAACGCTGGTCGGCGCCTTTGCCGGCGTTCCGACGCTGAGCATGGGGATCGGCTTTGCCCATCCCGATGCGGCGTCGTTCCTTGCCATGGTCTTTCCCGGCTATCGGGCCCAGGGCCTGCCCGGGGCCTTGCGGCTGCAGGGCCAATTGGCCGGCGATCTTTCAACGATGGCGTTAAGCGATATCCAGGCGACGGTGGGCGCGGTTCCGCTCAGCGGCTCGATCGCCGTAAACCGCAAGGGCGACCGCCCCTTTGTCGAGGCCGATCTTCAGGCCGGGGATTTGGATCTTGATCCGCTGTTGCCGGCCTCGCGGCTGTCGGCGCTGGAGCGGCCGAGGGCGGTTCGGGCGGCCGGCCTGATGCTGGGCGGCGGCAGTGTCGCGCCGCCCTCTTTGCTGCCCTTGCGGCGGGTGGCGACCAGCGAGGGGGCGGTGGCGAGCCCGCCCGACAAGGAGGCCTTGGCCGATGTGGACGGCGCCCTCGCCCTGCGCGCGACGAGCCTGACCTACGCCGGCCTGCGTCTTGAGCAGGCCTCCCTGCGGGCGAAGCTGGTCGATGGCGTCGTTACCCTGAGCCCGGTGGAGGGCACGCTTTATGGTGGCCGTCTGAAGGCGACGGCGCAGAGAACGCCCGGGCCCATGGCGGCTTATACCCTGGGGCTGACCCTGGACGGCTTCAAGGCCGGCGACTATCTGGCCGCCCGCGGGATGGCGGGGGGAAGCGGCAGCGGATCGCTGGTGCTTGATCTCGCCGCGCGGGGCGAGGAAGACCTTGTCTCGACGCTCTCGGGCAAAGGGGTGTTGTCGTTGACGGCGATCGACGTGAGCGACCCGTCCGCGCCCGGGCGCGGGCTGGCCCGTCTGGCCGGACTGCTTGGCGGCCTTGGCGATCTCGCCGGACCGAAAGGCGCGGTCGGAGGGCCGACACCCGGGGCGGCCCTTGATCTCAATGGTCCCTTTAGCCTTGAAAAGGGCGTGGTCAGCTTCGAGGCGATCAGCCTGCGCGCCGCCGATTTCTCGGCCAGCCTGAGCGGCCGTCTGGATCTGGGGCGTGATAGCATTGATGCCCAGGGCCGGGTGGCGCTGTCGCCCGAGGCCCGCGCCGCTTTGGCCAAGGATATCGCCCTTCCCGACGATATTCCTTTTGGAATTCGCGGCCCCCTGGCCAAACCGGTGGTCCGCGTGCTCACCCCGCCCTTGCGGTAG
- a CDS encoding histidine phosphatase family protein produces the protein MAPAQASGLFDGPFYFVRHGESVTNRGELIGGWLDVPLSEEGERQAEAVADCLAAEPIRAIVCSTLRRTSQTAAPLAGRLGLVPLIVDQVKERHWGDLEGRPMAEKPDNLETPPGGESWLAFRDRVWEGFQAVRVAAPALIVGHSGTMRVLRDRLGIGDSVERIGNARPVRFDPPATATAGWTMTLLLPSD, from the coding sequence ATGGCGCCAGCCCAGGCGAGCGGATTATTCGATGGACCTTTCTATTTTGTGCGCCATGGCGAAAGCGTGACCAACCGCGGCGAATTGATCGGCGGCTGGCTGGATGTGCCGCTCTCCGAGGAGGGCGAGCGCCAAGCCGAGGCGGTCGCCGATTGCCTGGCCGCCGAGCCGATCCGCGCCATCGTCTGCAGCACGCTTCGCCGCACCTCGCAGACGGCGGCCCCTTTGGCCGGCCGCCTGGGTCTGGTGCCGCTGATCGTCGATCAGGTGAAGGAACGTCATTGGGGCGATCTGGAGGGACGGCCGATGGCCGAAAAGCCCGATAATCTCGAGACGCCGCCCGGCGGGGAAAGCTGGCTGGCCTTTCGCGACCGGGTCTGGGAGGGGTTCCAGGCGGTACGGGTCGCGGCGCCAGCCCTGATCGTTGGCCATTCCGGCACCATGCGGGTGCTGCGCGATCGCTTGGGGATCGGCGATTCCGTCGAGCGAATCGGCAATGCGCGTCCCGTGCGCTTTGATCCCCCGGCCACCGCCACCGCCGGCTGGACGATGACGCTTCTTTTGCCTTCGGACTGA
- a CDS encoding porin, producing MKKVLFGTTMLVAAGAFAGAAVAADPITLKLGGKQEQYFGGVASTKDGGREDGFGIDTDTEVYFSGSTTLDNGITVAARIELEAEADNANNADKQWVTVSGAFGKIEAGQRSGVFDEFMVVAPTVGSVSLDDSKSWLGAGNGINGSVTQLYLDQSLDDDDAKVTYVTPQFYGFSAGVSYTPNVGGPRANNSSIVAPTKKNRDLVQMAVGYDAEFGDVGLKASAAAATQSNLWIYQGGVNVSYAGFTLGGAYTEYDDQSAAAVASWDADASEGRVWTAGLSYAVGPYSVGFTYGQTDNDSKSGVDAAIYKIGGDYKMGPGIDLVGNVFYGETGIGSSNVDASREGFGAVTGIVLAF from the coding sequence ATGAAAAAGGTTCTCTTCGGCACCACCATGTTGGTTGCCGCTGGCGCTTTCGCCGGAGCCGCCGTTGCCGCCGACCCGATCACCCTGAAGCTGGGTGGTAAGCAGGAGCAGTACTTCGGTGGCGTCGCCTCCACGAAGGACGGTGGCCGTGAGGACGGCTTCGGTATCGACACCGACACCGAAGTGTACTTCTCCGGTTCGACGACCCTCGACAACGGCATCACCGTCGCCGCCCGCATCGAGCTCGAGGCCGAGGCCGACAACGCCAACAACGCCGACAAGCAGTGGGTCACCGTTTCTGGCGCTTTCGGTAAGATCGAAGCCGGTCAGCGTTCGGGCGTGTTCGACGAGTTCATGGTCGTCGCTCCGACTGTTGGGTCTGTCTCTCTCGACGACTCGAAGAGCTGGCTTGGTGCCGGCAACGGTATTAATGGCAGCGTCACTCAGCTTTACCTCGATCAGTCGCTTGACGATGACGACGCCAAGGTCACCTATGTGACCCCGCAGTTCTACGGCTTCAGCGCCGGCGTGTCGTACACCCCGAACGTGGGGGGCCCGCGCGCCAACAACTCCTCTATCGTCGCCCCGACCAAGAAGAACCGCGATCTGGTTCAGATGGCCGTTGGCTATGACGCCGAGTTCGGTGACGTCGGCCTGAAGGCCAGCGCCGCTGCCGCGACCCAGTCGAACCTGTGGATCTACCAGGGCGGCGTGAACGTGTCGTATGCCGGCTTCACCCTGGGTGGCGCCTACACCGAATACGACGATCAGTCGGCTGCCGCTGTTGCCAGCTGGGACGCTGACGCCAGCGAAGGTCGCGTGTGGACCGCTGGTCTGTCCTATGCCGTTGGCCCCTACAGCGTCGGCTTCACCTACGGCCAGACCGACAACGACAGCAAGTCCGGTGTGGATGCCGCGATCTATAAGATCGGTGGCGACTACAAGATGGGCCCGGGCATCGATCTGGTCGGCAACGTGTTCTACGGCGAGACTGGCATCGGTTCGTCCAATGTCGACGCCAGCCGTGAAGGCTTCGGCGCCGTCACCGGTATCGTCCTGGCGTTCTAA
- a CDS encoding porin, whose product MKKILFGSTMLVAVGALTGTAVAADPISLSLGGKQEQYFGGVSTFKDGNREDGFGVDTDTEVYFKGSTTLDNGITVAAMIQLEAEADNAVNADEQYVTVSGAFGKIQAGQKEGAFDQLTVYAPVVGWVSLNDTADWLGYAGTSSFARGSNYYNLDQTLNDDDAKISYFTPKFYGFSAGASYTPQPGGSLVPATKKNRDLAQFGIGYDNKFGDIGVKASATAATQSNFWIYQGGLSANYAGFTLGGTYTEIDDESASSGTVYSTAPSSEGRLWSAGLSYATGPYSVGFAYAQTNHKSGGDNAIYKLGADYKMGPGISLVGNVFYGENDSNTAAGSREGVGAVTGIVLAF is encoded by the coding sequence ATGAAAAAGATCCTTTTCGGCAGCACGATGTTGGTTGCCGTTGGTGCACTGACCGGTACGGCCGTGGCCGCCGATCCGATCTCGCTGTCCTTGGGCGGTAAGCAGGAGCAGTACTTCGGTGGCGTGTCGACCTTTAAGGACGGCAACCGCGAAGACGGCTTTGGCGTCGACACCGATACCGAGGTCTATTTCAAGGGCTCGACCACGCTCGACAACGGCATCACCGTTGCCGCGATGATCCAGCTTGAGGCCGAGGCCGATAACGCCGTCAACGCCGACGAGCAGTACGTCACCGTTTCGGGCGCCTTCGGTAAGATCCAGGCCGGCCAGAAGGAAGGCGCCTTCGACCAACTCACCGTTTACGCCCCCGTCGTTGGCTGGGTGTCGCTGAACGATACCGCCGACTGGCTGGGCTATGCCGGCACCTCTTCGTTCGCGCGCGGGTCCAACTACTACAACCTTGATCAGACGCTGAACGACGACGACGCCAAGATCAGCTACTTCACGCCGAAGTTCTATGGCTTCAGCGCCGGCGCCTCCTATACCCCGCAGCCCGGCGGCAGCCTCGTTCCGGCGACCAAGAAGAACCGCGATCTGGCTCAGTTCGGTATCGGCTATGATAACAAGTTCGGCGATATCGGCGTGAAGGCCAGCGCCACCGCCGCCACCCAGTCGAACTTCTGGATCTACCAGGGCGGCCTGAGCGCCAATTATGCCGGCTTCACCCTGGGCGGCACCTACACCGAGATCGACGACGAGAGCGCGTCCAGCGGCACCGTCTATTCGACCGCGCCGAGCAGCGAGGGCCGTCTGTGGTCCGCCGGCCTCAGCTACGCCACCGGCCCCTACAGCGTTGGCTTCGCCTACGCCCAGACCAACCACAAGAGCGGTGGCGACAATGCCATCTACAAGCTTGGCGCCGATTACAAGATGGGCCCGGGCATCAGCTTGGTTGGTAACGTCTTCTACGGTGAGAACGACTCCAACACCGCCGCCGGCTCGCGCGAAGGCGTTGGCGCCGTCACCGGTATCGTGCTGGCGTTCTAA
- a CDS encoding tetratricopeptide repeat-containing sulfotransferase family protein, with translation MPRLPRPPGSSTLRPGAVALGRPDPGPDLNSPEGLIRAARDWLGAGDDQRARLALDRALALRPRAAEALLLRGLVDQRRGDLAAAAEWFRRAIRARKDFADAHLNLGSCLIGLGQTEEALRQFGRAVALAPGMALAHLNLAQALLDQGDLGRARSAIDRARALAPDALPILLARARILAAQEDYEAAGAAWEDCVARAPGDVLVLNDAANFLLEDNRVEDSLALYRRAVALAPTSQEVRKNLIRALMTTGALDEAEAEAVGWLGTQGEDPRFRRLLGDVLVRAGRFPEARSAYVAAWDALPEDDNIPLGLTATGKMKSGEALGDRILERWTAQGAAGVVSADIAYAAGKVLDDRQDYDGAFAAFAQANRLKAADHPFDADAHDRFVEAVSTVFTPALFERFAGLGSPSETPVLVVGLPRSGTTLVEQIIASHPQAAGAGELTHVSRFEHSLPWRVGEAGRRGYPACVAGLDGAILDRFTAHYLHELTRIGPKARRVVDKLPNNFLRLGLFALAFPKARIIHCRRDLVDTCLSLYFQSFAGGHEYRHDLVSLGRYARAYLAMMAHWRRVLPLPMLEVDYADVVADQEKASRTMLEFLGLAWDEVVLRFHKREATVATASRWQVRQPIYATSVARWRRYEQHLSPLLLSLEGKKPSKG, from the coding sequence ATGCCCCGCCTGCCCAGACCGCCCGGCTCTTCGACCCTTCGCCCCGGCGCCGTCGCCCTGGGACGGCCCGATCCTGGCCCCGATCTTAACAGCCCCGAAGGGTTGATCCGGGCGGCGCGGGATTGGCTGGGGGCGGGGGATGACCAGCGCGCCCGGCTGGCTTTGGACCGGGCCCTGGCCCTGCGGCCGCGTGCCGCCGAGGCGCTTTTGTTGCGTGGGTTGGTCGATCAGCGGCGGGGCGATCTGGCGGCGGCGGCCGAATGGTTCCGCCGGGCGATCCGGGCGCGCAAGGATTTCGCCGACGCCCATCTCAATCTGGGAAGCTGTCTGATCGGCCTGGGGCAGACCGAGGAGGCGCTGCGCCAGTTCGGTCGGGCGGTGGCCCTGGCGCCGGGCATGGCGCTCGCCCATCTCAATCTCGCCCAGGCCCTGCTTGACCAGGGGGATTTGGGGCGGGCGCGAAGCGCCATCGACCGGGCGCGGGCCCTGGCCCCCGACGCGCTGCCGATCCTGCTGGCCCGGGCGCGCATCCTGGCCGCCCAGGAGGATTACGAAGCGGCCGGCGCTGCCTGGGAAGACTGCGTGGCCCGCGCCCCGGGCGATGTTTTGGTTCTGAACGATGCCGCCAATTTCCTGCTCGAGGACAACCGGGTCGAGGACTCGCTGGCGCTTTATCGGCGGGCGGTGGCCCTGGCGCCGACAAGCCAGGAGGTGCGCAAGAATCTGATCCGCGCCCTGATGACCACCGGCGCCCTTGACGAGGCCGAGGCCGAGGCCGTCGGCTGGCTGGGCACGCAAGGCGAGGATCCGCGCTTCCGTCGGCTGCTTGGCGATGTCCTGGTGCGCGCCGGCCGCTTTCCGGAGGCGCGGAGCGCCTATGTCGCGGCCTGGGACGCCCTGCCCGAAGACGACAATATTCCTTTGGGCCTGACGGCGACGGGCAAGATGAAGAGCGGCGAGGCGCTGGGCGATCGCATCCTGGAGCGGTGGACGGCCCAAGGCGCCGCCGGCGTCGTCTCGGCCGATATCGCCTATGCGGCGGGCAAGGTGCTTGATGATCGCCAGGACTATGACGGCGCCTTCGCCGCCTTCGCCCAAGCAAATCGGCTCAAGGCCGCCGACCACCCCTTCGACGCCGACGCCCACGACCGCTTCGTCGAGGCGGTGAGCACGGTGTTCACGCCGGCGCTGTTCGAGCGCTTCGCCGGCCTGGGGTCGCCCAGCGAGACGCCGGTTTTGGTGGTCGGCCTGCCGCGCTCGGGCACCACCTTGGTCGAACAGATCATCGCCAGCCATCCCCAAGCCGCCGGGGCGGGCGAACTAACCCATGTCAGCCGCTTCGAGCATTCCTTGCCGTGGCGGGTGGGCGAGGCGGGACGGCGGGGCTATCCGGCCTGTGTCGCCGGTCTGGACGGGGCGATCCTTGATCGCTTCACCGCCCATTATCTGCACGAACTGACCCGAATCGGGCCCAAGGCGCGGCGGGTGGTCGATAAGCTGCCCAACAACTTCCTGCGCCTGGGCTTGTTCGCCCTGGCCTTTCCCAAGGCGCGGATCATCCATTGCCGCCGCGATCTGGTCGATACCTGCCTATCCCTGTATTTCCAAAGCTTCGCCGGCGGCCACGAATACCGCCACGATCTGGTTTCGCTGGGGCGCTATGCCCGGGCCTATCTGGCGATGATGGCCCATTGGCGCAGGGTCCTGCCGCTGCCGATGCTTGAGGTCGATTATGCCGACGTGGTCGCCGACCAGGAGAAGGCCAGCCGAACCATGCTGGAGTTCCTCGGTCTGGCCTGGGATGAGGTGGTTCTAAGGTTCCATAAGCGGGAGGCGACGGTGGCGACGGCCAGCCGCTGGCAGGTGCGCCAGCCGATCTATGCAACCTCGGTCGCCCGCTGGCGCCGCTACGAACAGCATCTCTCACCGCTTCTATTAAGCCTTGAAGGGAAAAAACCGTCCAAGGGGTAA